The segment AGCAGCCGAATCATGAATATGGTCATGGAGAAGACCCGAAACACCGTGTCCCGCCTGGAACAGCTATTATCCGAATTTCCGGATCGCGAGGAGGTTGAGAAGGAGGAACTTGCTGCTTATGACATTGGCAAGGCCAGGCTGAAAGAAGTCTTGAATATGCATTCCTTGTTCTGGGAAAGAATCAGTGACTTGGATAAGGTGTGGGAAGACATGAAGCATGAATAGGTTGGTTTCGTTGGCTGGTTCATATAAAGATTTTGTCTGAATGGAGAGGACATACGGATGAAGAAATCGATAAAGATGTTTGCATTAGTGTCGTTGGTTCTCATGCTGGCAGCATGCTCGGCAGGGATGCCGACGGGAGAAGGAGCAGATACGCCCACTCCGGTCCGGGTCAGTCTTGTGCAAGCCGGACAACTAACCCAGAATACCGAAATTATCGGATTGACGAAAGCTCATCAGCAAGTATCGATCATGCCGCAAGTTTCCGCTAAGCTGCTTGACCTTCATGTGAAGGAAGGCGATTCCGTGACAGAAGGGCAGCTTCTTGCGGAACTGGACAATAAGGATTTGCGCACTGCGCTAGAATTGGAGCAGGCCACTCTCGGTTTAAATCAGAACCAGTTGGCTTCTGCCCAATCTCGGATGAAGCAAGTAGAAGCCTCCGCCAAGGAAGCGATCGTACAGGCAGGCAAGATTGACGATCAACTGGAAGAAAATATTAATCAGGCCAGGCTGGCAGTTGAACAAGCGCAGTTGAACGTGGATGCGGCAAGCATTCGCGTGCGCCAGGCGACTTCACGCTTGGAGGACACTTCCATTTATGCGCCAGTTAGCGGCAGCATACTGAGCATTGGCGCTGTTAAGAATGAAATGGTCGGCATGCAGGCGCCGCTGTTTACGATCGTAACGATTGATCCGCTGATCGTTGAAGCGCAAGTGAGCGCGGAGCAGCTCCATTTGCTAGCCGTGGGAGAGGAGCGGACGGTTCATTTCTCAACGACTGGCGAAAACAAACCGGGCATTGTTGATTCCGTTTCGCCTGTTGCCAACCAAAGCGGTTTATATCCGGTTACCTTGAAAGTCGCCAACGAGGAAGGCGAGATCCGTCCGGGAATTCCGGCCAAGGTGCTCGTTCCTCGCGTACTGGCGGATGACACCCTGCTGGTTCCTACCGATGCTGTTGTAGAACAGGGCGGAGAGGCCTATCTCTACAAGGTAGTTGACGGGACAGCGCAGCGGGTGGAATTGACCATTTTGCATGCCTTGACCGATTTGACAGCTGTGCAAGGAGAACTGCAGGATGGCGATCAGGTCATTACAAGAGGCCAGCTGACAATTACCGATGGAAAAAGTGTGAACATTGTTGAGGAGGGGGCTTAATCGATGAAGCTCTCTAATCTGTCCATAAAACGTCCTATCGGACTCATCATGATCGTATTGGGCATCTTGGCGCTTGGCTTCGTCTCGCTCAGAAATTTGACCATTGATCTTTTCCCTGAAATTGATTTGCCGGTGGCTGCGATTACGACGACCTACAGCGGAGCGGGTCCGCAGGAAGTGGAGCAATTGGTGACCAGACCGCTTGAGTCCGCGCTCAGTTCCCTGCAAGGCATCGATACGATACAGTCGACCTCGCAGCCTAATGCCTCTCTGATCATCTTGCTCTTCCAGAACGGAACGAATTTGGACAATGCACTGCTGGAAGTGCGCGAGCGGGTAGATCAGGTGAAGGGCATGCTGCCGGACAACGCCGGCGATCCGAGCGTCATGCGCTTTGATCCGCAGCAGACGCCAATTATGGCATTAGGTTTGGCCGGAACGGATTTGTCCCGGTTGGAGAATGTGGCAGAAACACAAGTTATCCCTTATTTGGAACGCGTCGATCATGTCGCTTCCGTTACGACAATGGGCGGGCTAACGAGAGAGATTCAACTCGTCCTGGATCAGGCGCAGCTTAGGCAATATGGACTGTCGGCAGGCCAAATCGCGCAGGCGCTGCAGGCCGAGAACCGCTCTGCATCGGCGGGCGTTGTCTCCAAAGGCTCGCAGGAGCAGCAAATTCGCATCAATGGCGAATTTACGTCATTGCGAGATATTGCTTCCACGCTTATACCGCTGCCAGCCGGCGGCCATATTACCGTCGCAGATATTGCGGAAATCAACGATACATTCGCGGATGAGAGCACAATCACACAGGTAAACGACGAGCCGGGGCTGATCTTGTCCGTGATGAAGCAATCGGGCGGGAACACCGTTGAAGTGGCGGAAAGAGTCGGCAAGGCGATCGGCCAAATTCAGGAACGGCTGCCTGAAGGCATTGAATTAACCGTTGTGATGGATATGTCTATTTTTATCCGCAGCTCGATTGACTCTGTCTTGCAAAATTTGATCATTGGCGGCGGAATGGCTGTGTTGATTCTGCTCTTGTTCCTGCGCAGCATTCGCCCGGTCATGGTCAAAATTTAATCACGAGTACAGAGGGTAACATGTTAGAATTAAAAGTTGAAAGTACCAATCGAACTGAGCTATATGAAATCGAGTTGAGAACTGAACAGACTTACTATTCAACTTACTTTAACGGTTAGATCGAGGTGGGGATTATCCAATATCTTTAAGTTTAAATCATACGAATTATTTTTATGAAGGGCCAA is part of the Xylanibacillus composti genome and harbors:
- a CDS encoding efflux RND transporter periplasmic adaptor subunit; this encodes MKKSIKMFALVSLVLMLAACSAGMPTGEGADTPTPVRVSLVQAGQLTQNTEIIGLTKAHQQVSIMPQVSAKLLDLHVKEGDSVTEGQLLAELDNKDLRTALELEQATLGLNQNQLASAQSRMKQVEASAKEAIVQAGKIDDQLEENINQARLAVEQAQLNVDAASIRVRQATSRLEDTSIYAPVSGSILSIGAVKNEMVGMQAPLFTIVTIDPLIVEAQVSAEQLHLLAVGEERTVHFSTTGENKPGIVDSVSPVANQSGLYPVTLKVANEEGEIRPGIPAKVLVPRVLADDTLLVPTDAVVEQGGEAYLYKVVDGTAQRVELTILHALTDLTAVQGELQDGDQVITRGQLTITDGKSVNIVEEGA
- a CDS encoding efflux RND transporter permease subunit, yielding MKLSNLSIKRPIGLIMIVLGILALGFVSLRNLTIDLFPEIDLPVAAITTTYSGAGPQEVEQLVTRPLESALSSLQGIDTIQSTSQPNASLIILLFQNGTNLDNALLEVRERVDQVKGMLPDNAGDPSVMRFDPQQTPIMALGLAGTDLSRLENVAETQVIPYLERVDHVASVTTMGGLTREIQLVLDQAQLRQYGLSAGQIAQALQAENRSASAGVVSKGSQEQQIRINGEFTSLRDIASTLIPLPAGGHITVADIAEINDTFADESTITQVNDEPGLILSVMKQSGGNTVEVAERVGKAIGQIQERLPEGIELTVVMDMSIFIRSSIDSVLQNLIIGGGMAVLILLLFLRSIRPVMVKI